The following are from one region of the Oncorhynchus nerka isolate Pitt River linkage group LG8, Oner_Uvic_2.0, whole genome shotgun sequence genome:
- the prickle1b gene encoding LOW QUALITY PROTEIN: prickle-like protein 1b (The sequence of the model RefSeq protein was modified relative to this genomic sequence to represent the inferred CDS: inserted 1 base in 1 codon): MNLERPVGVRGLDMEQRTGGVRGLDMEQRTGGVRGLDMEQRTGGVRGLDMEQRTGGVRGLDMEQRTGGKLGKLTLGFQRSSTSDDDSGCALEEYAWVPPGLRPEQVQQYFSCLPEDKXPYVNSPGEKHRIRQLLYQLPPHDNEVRYCHSLSEEEKRELHMFSVQRKRESLGRGTPRMLPRALQHTLCEHCGEGISGGEMAIFALRAGPGPCWHPACFACATCQELLVDLIYFHQDGKIHCGRHHAELLKPRCSACDEIIFSDECTEAEGRHWHMKHFACFECETVLGGQRYIMKDGRPYCCGCFESLYAEYCEACGENIGVDHAQMTYEGVHWHATDTCFCCAQCKSSLLGCPFLPKQGRIYCSKACSLGEDVYASDSSDSVFQSAGSRESRQSHMGKSSHPVAEQWRQSQLFSPVAVADYNKTPSLYGDRGDREMDIVGQKLSHMSFTEEHTWRDREDAPEDPEEWAEHEDYMTQLLLKFGDRAGVFQTQPSEEPGTSRSAEPWLKPETKPASTTTSPTNQSHLPEMYWAQSQDGLVSKKHLPEMYWAQSQDGLGDSAYGSHPGPASARKIHDLELDQGLMDQRVSAGGAGLWMLDPREWCEDSLECITDELRKTEYSVGDSMDSLALSNITGASADGDSKEGQILYSLHNLLDPEDCEKMSIMGTLNSSMLHRSTNSLIHQEGAADQEEEEVRRGAQRVQGPVSLPLPPLPPKQEVPPPHLQLPVLRRSRSQSTRPPGQQMVKFSEDTVDNGSCQNLAVRQPPQSERTRRRVYHHEDPERPHRHHHGRHHNRRTRSDNTLNLLPKERVQRPYEGHGLSSLQEHHAALFNQPGPGAHRPPTYPHTTSDYSLQARGDRDRDRFLGGLYADEEDWCSTCSSSSSDSEEEGYFLGQLIPQPRVPSRYQYYTEDFPTRVTAMSPNDSRTKSRKKGHRGKNCIIS; encoded by the exons ATGAACCTGGAGCGGCCGGTGGGTGTCCGGGGCCTGGATATGGAGCAGCGGACGGGGGGTGTCCGGGGCCTGGATATGGAGCAGCGGACGGGGGGTGTCCGGGGCCTGGATATGGAGCAGCGGACGGGGGGTGTCCGGGGCCTGGATATGGAGCAGCGGACGGGGGGTGTCCGGGGCCTGGATATGGAGCAGCGGACGGGGGGGAAGCTGGGGAAACTGACCCTGGGCTTCCAGAGGAGCTCTACGTCAGACGACGACTCAGGTTGTGCCCTTGAGGAATACGCCTGGGTACCGCCTGGACTCAGACCTGAACAG GTACAgcagtatttctcctgtcttccaGAGGACA GTCCCTACGTCAACAgtcctggagagaaacacaggatCAGACAGCTGCTCTACCAGCTGCCGCCTCATGACAATGAG gTACGGTACTGCCACTCTCTcagtgaggaggagaagagggagctcCACATGTTCAGtgtccagagaaagagagagtctctGGGGAGAGGAACCCCCAGGATGCTCCCCCGAGCCCTGCAACACACCCTCTGTGAACAT TGTGGTGAGGGCATTAGTGGAGGAGAGATGGCCATCTTTGCATTGCGGGCGGGTCCGGGGCCGTGCTGGCACCCAGCATGCTTTGCGTGCGCCACGTGTCAGGAGCTGCTGGTAGACCTTATCTACTTCCACCAGGATGGAAAGATCCACTGTGGACGACACCACGCTGAGCTGCTGAAACCACGATGCTCAGCCTGCGATGAG ATAATCTTTTCAGATGAGTGCACGGAGGCCGAGGGGCGTCACTGGCACATGAAGCACTTTGCCTGTTTCGAGTGTGAGACGGTGCTCGGCGGTCAGCGATACATCATGAAAGATGGCCGCCCCTACTGCTGCGGCTGCTTTGAGTCTCTGTACGCGGAATACTGTGAAGCCTGCGGGGAGAATATAG GAGTGGACCATGCCCAGATGACCTACGAGGGTGTCCACTGGCACGCTACAGACACGTGTTTCTGCTGTGCCCAGTGTAAGAGCTCCCTGCTGGGCTGTCCCTTCCTTCCCAAGCAGGGCCGTATCTACTGCTCCAAGGCCTGCAGCCTGGGAGAGGACGTCTACGCCTCAGACTCCTCCGACTCGGTCTTCCAGTCCGCCGGCTCTCGTGAATCCCGCCAGAGTCACATGGGCAAGAGCAGCCACCCGGTGGCTGAACAGTGGAGGCAGTCCCAGCTCTTCAGCCCGGTTGCAGTGGCTGACTATAACAAGACTCCTAGTCTATATggagacagaggggacagagaaatGGATATTGTGGGTCAAAAGCTGTCCCACATGAGCTTCACTGAGGAGCACACCTGGAGGGACCGAGAGGACGCTCCGGAGGATCCAGAGGAGTGGGCCGAACACGAGGACTACATGACACAGCTCCTGCTCAAGTTCGGGGACCGCGCCGGGGTGTTCCAGACGCAGCCTTCAGAGGAACCCGGCACCAGTAGGTCAGCCGAACCCTGGCTGAAGCCTGAGACTAAACCAGCCTCCACCACTACCAGTCCCACGAACCAGAGCCACCTGCCTGAGATGTACTGGGCCCAGTCCCAGGATGGGCTGGTCAGTAAGAAGCACCTGCCTGAGATGTACTGGGCACAGTCCCAAGACGGGCTTGGGGATTCGGCTTATGGAAGCCACCCGGGCCCTGCTAGTGCCAGAAAGATCCATGATCTGGAGCTGGACCAGGGGCTGATGGACCAGAGGGTTAGCGCTGGGGGAGCAGGGTTATGGATGCTGGACCCCAGGGAGTGGTGTGAAGACTCTCTGGAGTGTATCACAGACGAGCTGAGGAAGACTGAGTACAGTGTCGGAGACTCCATGGACTCTCTAGCCCTCTCTAACATCACTG gtGCGTCAGCAGATGGAGACAGTAAGGAGGGTCAGatcctctactctctccacaACCTGCTGGACCCAGAAGACTGTGAGAAGATGAGCATCATGGGCACCCTcaactcctccatgcttcaccgcaGCACCAACTCTCTGATTCACCAGGAGGGGGCAGCAgaccaggaggaagaggaggtgcgGAGGGGGGCACAGAGGGTACAGGGGCCGGTGTCTTtgcccctcccacccctccctcctaaaCAGGAGGTTCCACCACCTCACCTTCAGCTGCCAGTGTTGAGGAGGAGCAGGTCCCAGTCCACACGGCCACCTGGCCAGCAGATGGTCAAGTTCTCTGAGGACACGGTGGATAACGGGTCTTGCCAGAACCTGGCGGTGCGTCAGCCTCCTCAGAGTGAGAGGACGCGTCGGAGGGTGTACCACCACGAGGACCCCGAAAGGCCACACCGGCACCACCACGGCCGCCACCACAACCGTAGAACCCGCTCGGACAACACTCTTAACCTCCTGCCTAAGGAACGGGTGCAGAGGCCCTACGAGGGACATGGTCTGAGTTCCCTTCAGGAACACCACGCGGCCCTCTTCAACCAACCTGGCCCTGGTGCTCACAGGCCACCAACCTATCCCCACACCACTTCAGACTACTCCCTCCAGGCTCGGGGTGACCGGGATCGCGACCGCTTCCTAGGTGGCCTGTACGCTGACGAGGAAGACTGGTGCTCCacctgctcctcctcttcctcagactctgAGGAGGAAGGTTACTTCCTGGGGCAGCTCATTCCCCAGCCCAGGGTTCCTAGCAGGTATCAATACTACACTGAGGACTTCCCAACACGCGTTACGGCCATGTCACCCAACGACTCACGGACTAAATCCAGAAAGAAGGGTCACAGAGGCAAGAACTGCATCATTTCATAA